In the Malaclemys terrapin pileata isolate rMalTer1 chromosome 12, rMalTer1.hap1, whole genome shotgun sequence genome, one interval contains:
- the LOC128846317 gene encoding olfactory receptor 6N1-like, which yields MEPTANKRQGNQTTVTEFILLGFGDLPQLQIFLFLLFLVIYIATMAGNILIVVLVVADQHLHTPMYFFLGNLSCLETSYTSTMLPRVLARLLTGDRTISVTGCIMQLYFFCSLAGTECCLLSVMSYDRYLAICKPLHYAALMNGRLCLQLAVGSWIGGFASVAFLISMSKITFCGPNEIDHFFCDFNPIIKLSCSDTHWLEVSAVIHSCLFTFPPFLLTLASYVHIITTIIRNPSPTGRQKAFSTCSSHLIVVTIFYVTLIIVYLLSDSDALRDLNKVCSVFYGILTPLVNPLIYSLRNKEVNEALRKALLRFFVF from the coding sequence ATGGAACCCACAGCAAACAAACGCCAGGGAAATCAAACAACTGTgacagaattcatcctcctgggattcggGGATCTTCCTCAACTGCAGatttttctcttcctgctgttccTAGTGATCTACATCGCGACCATGGCTGGGAACATCCTCATCGTTGTGCTAGTTGTGGCTGACCAacacctccacacccccatgtacttctttctggggaacttgtcctgcttggagaccagCTACACTTCCACCATGCTGCCcagggtgctggccaggctcctgactggggacagaacaATTTCTGTTACCGGCTGCATCATGCAATTATATTTCTTTTGTTCTCTGGCAGGCACAGAATGTTGTCTCTTATCtgtgatgtcttatgatcggtatttagcgatATGCAAACCTCTGCACTATGCAGCACTAATGAATGGCAGGTTGTGCCTCCAGCTTGCGGTCGGGTCATGGATAGGTGGATTTGCATCTGTTGCCTTCTTAATATCTATgtcaaaaataacattttgtggccccaatgaaattgaccatttcttttgtgattttaatCCAATAATAAAACTGTCCTGCAGTGACACTCACTGGCTGGAGGTTTCGGCTGTCATACATTCCTGCTTATTCACATTTCCTCCATTTTTGTTGACCCTGGCATCTTATGTTCACATCATCACCACCATTATAAGAAACCCATCCCCCACTGGcaggcaaaaggccttttccacctgctcctctcacctcattgtggtgacaattttctatgTAACCCTCATCATTGTGTATCTGCTGTCAGACTCTGATGCACTGAGGGACTTGAACAAAGTGTGCTCTGTTTTCTATGGAATCCTAACCCCTTTGGtcaaccccctcatctacagcctgagaaacaaggagGTAAACGAAGCCTTGAGAAAAGCTCTCCTTAgattttttgtcttttaa